One Kineococcus aurantiacus genomic window carries:
- a CDS encoding winged helix-turn-helix transcriptional regulator, with translation MPVADPGHPRVCSIARTLELVGEKWALLAVREVFYGVHRFDRIVANTGAPRDVMTTRLRRLTEAGVLVRVPYSQRPPRSEYRLTEAGRDLLPVLLSLMRWGDEHLAADGPPVVWGHACGHDLVPSTVCRSCGEPVRGSGLELKRTTGAG, from the coding sequence CTGCCCGTCGCCGACCCGGGGCACCCCCGCGTCTGCTCCATCGCCCGCACCCTGGAGCTGGTGGGGGAGAAGTGGGCGCTGCTGGCGGTGCGCGAGGTGTTCTACGGCGTCCACCGCTTCGACCGGATCGTGGCGAACACCGGTGCCCCGCGCGACGTCATGACCACGCGGCTGCGCCGGCTCACCGAGGCCGGGGTGCTGGTCCGGGTGCCCTACTCCCAGCGGCCGCCGCGCTCGGAGTACCGGCTCACCGAGGCCGGGCGGGACCTGCTGCCGGTCCTGCTCTCGCTCATGCGGTGGGGTGACGAGCACCTGGCCGCCGACGGGCCGCCGGTGGTCTGGGGCCACGCGTGCGGGCACGACCTGGTGCCGAGCACGGTGTGCCGGTCCTGCGGGGAACCGGTGCGGGGCAGCGGGTTGGAGCTCAAGCGCACGACGGGTGCGGGGTGA
- a CDS encoding beta-ketoacyl synthase N-terminal-like domain-containing protein has protein sequence MRPPRNRVVAVSGLGIVNPAGTGTTAFWQGLLEPAAPAAVRRVDGFDPARWLTHRQQRTTDRSAQFAVAAADEALRDAGLLAHPDAAPDDPAAHVLDGVDPFALGVALGTGIGGVTTLETQQAVLAERGPRLVSPFTVPMSMPNAPSAALSMRYGARGPATTVTTACAAGADGIAAGARLVAAGTCDVVLAGGADVSLTPTCLAGFTTMRALSPTGVLRPFDRDRDGLAAAEAAAVLVLEPLDRVLARGAVPYVVVAGAASTSDAHHLTAPPPDGSGALECMRRALHDAGLDPADLGHVNAHGTSTQLNDAAEARALRTLLGRSRTPVTSVKGVTGHAFGAAGAVEAVAVALSVRTGLIPPTAGHEHLEDGLDVDVVTEATEWVPAPVLSNSFGFGGHNGCLVLSPA, from the coding sequence GTGCGTCCACCCCGGAACCGTGTCGTCGCCGTGAGCGGCCTCGGGATCGTCAACCCCGCCGGCACCGGCACCACCGCGTTCTGGCAGGGGCTGCTCGAACCGGCCGCCCCCGCCGCGGTGCGCCGCGTCGACGGTTTCGACCCCGCCCGCTGGCTCACCCACCGGCAGCAGCGGACCACGGACCGCTCCGCCCAGTTCGCCGTCGCCGCCGCCGACGAGGCCCTGCGCGACGCCGGGCTGCTCGCCCACCCCGACGCCGCCCCCGACGACCCCGCGGCCCACGTCCTCGACGGCGTCGACCCCTTCGCCCTCGGCGTCGCCCTCGGCACCGGCATCGGCGGCGTCACCACCCTGGAGACCCAGCAGGCCGTCCTCGCCGAGCGCGGACCGCGCCTCGTCTCGCCCTTCACCGTCCCCATGTCGATGCCCAACGCCCCCAGCGCCGCGCTGAGCATGCGCTACGGCGCGCGCGGCCCCGCCACGACCGTGACGACCGCCTGCGCCGCCGGCGCCGACGGGATCGCCGCAGGTGCCCGCCTCGTCGCCGCCGGCACCTGCGACGTCGTCCTCGCCGGCGGCGCCGACGTCAGCCTCACCCCCACCTGCCTCGCCGGGTTCACCACCATGCGGGCCCTGAGCCCCACCGGCGTCCTGCGGCCCTTCGACCGCGACCGCGACGGCCTGGCCGCCGCCGAGGCCGCCGCGGTCCTCGTCCTCGAACCCCTCGACCGCGTCCTGGCCCGCGGCGCCGTCCCCTACGTCGTCGTCGCCGGCGCCGCCTCCACCTCCGACGCCCACCACCTCACCGCCCCGCCGCCCGACGGCTCCGGCGCCCTGGAGTGCATGCGCCGCGCCCTGCACGACGCCGGCCTCGACCCCGCCGACCTCGGCCACGTCAACGCCCACGGCACCTCCACCCAGCTCAACGACGCCGCCGAGGCCCGCGCGCTGCGCACCCTCCTGGGGCGCTCGCGCACCCCCGTGACCAGCGTCAAGGGCGTCACCGGGCACGCCTTCGGGGCGGCCGGCGCCGTCGAGGCCGTCGCCGTCGCCCTCAGCGTCCGCACCGGCCTCATCCCGCCCACCGCCGGGCACGAGCACCTCGAGGACGGGCTGGACGTCGACGTCGTCACCGAGGCGACGGAGTGGGTGCCGGCCCCCGTGCTGTCCAACAGCTTCGGCTTCGGCGGCCACAACGGCTGCCTCGTCCTCAGCCCCGCCTGA